The DNA region AGTAGCGGAACAGCCGCGAAGGGCCGAAGCGACCATACGCAGAATTGAGACGCATGAAGACGCGCGTGAAGGCGCTCGAAGCGTGCCGCACGTTGAAGCAGAGGTCGACACAGATCAGCGTCCGGCTCGCGCGGTGCAGGAACACCACCTCGTTCAGGCCGGGTGCACCCTGCACGACGAGCTGATCGAGGTCGTCCGCCCAGAGCGACGGCGGCGTTTCCGCGAGCACCTGGTCGACTCGAATCGCGCCGCGCTTCTCGCGCAGTCCTGGCGCGGCGAAGACGAGTGCCCCGGGAAACGCCCGCGCGCTTTCGGCCAGGAAGAGGTGGTGGAGCAGGTTCGGCGCGATCAGCGCGCGCACCGGTCCGAGCGCCTCGATCTCGCCCCGGAGCGCCGCGGTGGACGGCCCGGGCGAATGGACGACCAGACCGCCGTCCGCGAGCCGTACGACGGTGGTGCGGGTACCCAGCTCGAGCCCGCCGACGCGAAGCGGCTGCTCGACGGTCCACAGCCCCGGATCGAGCTCGCGCAGGCCGGTCACGCGCCGCTGTCCGGCTCGCTCGCGCCGCGCTCGCCCGACTCGCGATACTCGGCGCGGAAGGCCGCCTTCCAGTCGGCGAAGCGGCCCGCGACGATCGCCTCGCGCATCTCCGCCATCAGCCGCTGGTAGAAACGAACGTTGTGGATCGCGCCGAGGATCGCGGCGAGGATCTCGTTGGCTGCATACAGGTGGTTCAGATACGCGCGGGTGAACGTCGCGCACGCGTAGCAGTCACAGCTCGTGTCGATCGGATACATGTCGGGGCGGTAGCGGCGGTGGTTCATTCGGATCCGACCGCGGCGCGTGAAGAGCGTCGCCGAGCGCGCGTAGCGGGTGGGGATCACGCAGTCGAACATGTCGATCCCGCGCTCGACGGACTCGACCAGGTCCTCGGGAAGCCCGACGCCCATCAGGTAGCGCGGCTTCGTCTCGGGCAGCAGCGGCGCAGTGATCGAGACGATGCGCTTCAGCTCATCGATTCCCTCGCCCACCGAGACCCCGCCGATCGCATAGCCGGGCGAATCGAAGCGGACGATGCTTCGCGCGCATTCCGCGCGCAGCTCCGGGTACACCGATCCCTGTACGATCGGAAACAGCGCCTGCGTCGAGGCGCCGTGCGCGGCGATGCAGCGCTCGAGCCAGGCGAGCGAGTTCTCGACGCCGCGCCGCGCCAGCTCCCGGCTCGCCGGGTACGGCGTGCACTCGTCGAACGCCATGATGATGTCGGCGCCGAGCGCGTGCTGGATCTCGATCGAGCGCTCCGGAGTGAGCATGACGGTCGAGCCGTCGATCTCGTTGCGGAAGCGTACGCCCTCGGGGCTGATCTCCTTGTGCTTCAGGCTGAACACCTGAAAGCCCCCCGAGTCGGTCAGGATCGGCCCGTCCCACGCCATGAACGCGTGCAGGCCGCCCGCCTTCTTGATCAGGTCCGGTCCGGGACGGAGCAGCAGGTGATAGGTGTTCGCGAGCACGATCCGCGCGCCGGTCGCCTTCACCTGTTCGGGCGTCATCGCGCGCACCGCGGCGTGCGTGCCGACCGGCATGAAGACGGGCGTCGCGACCTCGCCGTGGTCGGTGAAGAGACGGCCGGCGCGGGCCGCACAGCTGCGGTCCGTCGCCTCGAGCGCGAACCGGATCACGGCTCGCGGACGAAGAGCTTCGACCGGCCGACGAGCCGCTCTGGCAGGATCCGGATCGCGCGCTCGGGATCCGCGACCGCGCGGCCGAGCCGCCACGCGTCGACGCCCGTGCCCTGGAGCGCCGCGAGCGTGCGCTCGACGTCGGACTCCGGCACGACCACGGTCAGGCCCACTCCCATGTTGAAGACGCTGGCCATCTCGGCCGCATCGAGCTCGCCGAGCTTCCGGATCAGACCGAAGATCGGCGGAGCCGGCGGCAGGAAGTCGATCTCGAAGCCGACCGGCGCTTCGATCCGGCGGATGTTCAGGAAGCCGTCGCCGGTGATGTGCGCGAGCGCCCGCGGCTGCACGCCCGCCTTCGCGAGCGCCTCGACCTGGGCGACGTAGATCCGTGTCGGGCGCAGAAGCTCGTCGGCGAGCGTCCCTCCGAGCTCTTCGACCCATTCCTCGAAGCCGAGCTTTCGCTGCAGCACGGAGCGCGCGAGCGTGAGCCCGTTCGAGTGCACGCCGTTCGAGGCCACGCCGATCAGCGCATCGCCCGGCCGCACCTTCGAGCCGTCGATCAGGCCGCCCTCGGGCACGATGCCGATCGCCATCCCCACCAGATCCAGCCCGCTTCCCTCGCGCGCGCCGCGCAGCATGGCCGGAATCAGCGCCGTCTCGCCACCGACGATCGAGACACCCGCCTGTCGCGCGCCCTCGCAGAGCCCCTTGCCGATCTGGCCGAAGACCTCGGGGTCGCAGCGCTCGACCGCGATGTAGTCCAGCATCGCGATCGGCTTCGCTCCGACGCAGAGCAGGTCGTTCACGTTCATCGCCACGCAGTCGATTCCGATCGTGTCGTACCGGCCGATGGCTTGCGCGACCAGGAGCTTCGTGCCGACCCCGTCGGTGGTGAGCGCGACGTGCAGCGGGCCGAAAATGATCACTGCCGCGAAGTGCCCGATTCCGATCTCGCTCGCGGCGCCGAACGCCTGCGTGGGGGAGATCTCCAGAATCAGCCGCGCCAGCGCGCGATCCGCTTCGCTGGTGTCCACGCCGCTGCGCGCGTACTCGCTCTGGCTCATTCGCGCCCCGCGCTGATGCAGGAGGTCAGGTGTTCGTCGACTCGCCGCGGCTGCGCCGCAGCCGCGCGCGCCTCGTCTTGGCGCGCAGGCGCGCCCGGTGGCGCACGCTCTTCTTGCGGTTGCGATGGCCCAGCTTGGTCGACTTCTTCATGGCGCCGCGCAGCTTACCCGTCCGGGCGCATCCCTGCCAGCAGCCCGCGCTACGATCGCTGCGTGGGCGCGCGGGGCGAAGGCAGGGGCGAAAGATGAGCGTGCGAGTGCGCGTGCGTCCAGGCGTCCCCGACGCCGCGCTGCGCGTGCTGGCGGAGGCGGGTCTCGGCTTCGAGGTCGGGCCGCTCGACGGCACGGGGGTCGAGGCCCTGCTCTGCCTGCTCACGGATCGGATCGACGCGGGGTTTCTCGCCGCGAACCCGGGCATGCGGATCGTCGCGAACATGGCCGTGGGCACCGACAACGTCGATCTGGCGGCCGCCACGCGGCTCGGAATCGCCGTATCGAACACGCCCGACGTGCTGACCGACGCGACCGCCGACCTCGCCTTCGCGCTCCTGCTCGCCGCGGCGCGCCGCCTGGCCTGGGCCGACCGCTACGTGCGCGCCGGCGGCTTCGTGGGCTGGAACCCGGAGCTCGGCATCGGACTGGACGTGACGGGCCGAACGCTGGGAATCGTCGGTGCGGGCCGGATCGGCCGCGCGGTCGCCGAGCGCGCGCGCGGCTTCCGCATGGAGGTCCTGCTGCACTCGCGCAGCGGTGGTCCGCCGCTTGCCGAGCTGCTAGAGCGCAGCGACTTCGTCTCGCTTCACGTCCCGCTCACGCAGCAGACGCGCCACCTGATCGGCGCGCCGGAGCTCGCGCGGATGAAGCGGACCGCGGTGCTGGTGAACACCGCGCGCGGGCCGATCGTCGACGAGGCCGCGCTCGTCGCCGCGCTTCGCGCGGGCCGGATCGCCGCGGCCGGCCTCGACGTCTTCGAGCGCGAGCCGGCGCTCGCCCCGGGCCTTCGCGATCTGCCGCAGGTCGTGCTCGCGCCGCACGTCGGCAGCGCCACCGTCGCCACGCGCGCTCGGATGGCCGAGGTCGCCGCCCGAAACGTCGTCGCCGCGCTTCGCGGCGAGCCAATTCCGAATCGGGTGGCCTAGACGTGGCGCGCACGTCCGTCGAAAGCGCCGAGCCGCCGCTTCGCGCACGCGTCTACTACGACTTCGCATCGACGCTCTGCTACGTGGCGCACCGCGTCTTCGCCGACCTCGAGCCGGATCTCGCGGCGCTCGGCGTCGAGCTCGAATGGCAGCCGCTCGATCTTTCCGAGCTTCTCGGCTGGCCGCGCGGAGTCGTAGTCGACGAAGCGCGGCTGTCGAACGCCAGCCGCGTCGCAGCGGAGTTCGGAATCGCGGTGCGACCGCTGCCGGTATGGCCCGACTCGCGCGAAGCCCTGGCGGCGGCGCTCGCGCTCGGCCGTGGCCCGCGCGGCGAGGCGTTCCGAGAGCGCGTATTCGCCGCCGCCTTCGAGGAGCGCGTCGACCTCGACGCGCCGGGCGTGGTCGCGAGGTGCGCGCGCGACCTCGGCCTCGCCTTCGATGCGCGCGAGCTCGAGGACGCGTGCGCGACTCTCGAGCTCGGCGCGCGGCGGGCCTCGGAAGAGGGCGTGACGGGCCTGCCGACGATCATGCTCGACACGTTCCCGTTCCCGGGCGTGCAGTCGCGCCAGACCACGCTTCTCGTGCTCGAGCGCTGGGCGCGAAGAAGCCGCGCGGCCAAGCTGGTAGGCTAGGGCGCAAGCGAGGAAGGAGATCCGCATGGACGTTCAGGGTGGCTGCTACTGCGGCGCGGTCCGCTATCGGGCGACGGGCGAGGCGCTGATGCGGGCGCAGTGCCACTGTCGCGAGTGCCAGTACGTCACCGGCGGCAGCCCGAACGTGTTCATGGCGCTACCGGAGTCGGGATTCAGCTACACCAAGGCGCAGCCGAAGGTGTTCCGCCGCAAGGACCTGCCCAATCCGGTCACGCGCGAGTTCTGCGCGGAGTGCGGCACGCACCTGGTCTCGCGCGCGCCCGGCCTGCCGGGTGCGGTCATCCTGAAGGTCGGCACGCTCGACGATCCGAGCGCGTTCGGCGGTCCGCAGATCGCGATCTTCACCGTCGACAAGCAGACCTTCCACCAGATTCCCGCCGGCGTGGCCGCGTTCGAGCGGGTGCCGGGCTGAGCTCGCCGCACTCGCCGCCAATGGCCAAGGCGATGGATCTGCCCACTCCGGGACCCGTCTCGCTCCTGCGCGAGGGGCTCGGACTGCTGGAGCTGCCGCGGCTTCTGCTGCGCTTTCCCGAGCTCGCGCGCATGCCGCGCGGATCCGGCCAGCCGGTCATGGTCCTGCCGGGATTCGGCGCGAGCGACGGCTCGACGTTCGTGCTGCGCTCGTATCTGCGCTTCCTGGGCTATCAGGTCCGAGGCTGGAGGATGGGCGTGAACACCGGACAGGTCGCCGAGCTGCTGCCGCGCGTCCGCCGACGCGTGGCGAGCGCGGCCGATCGCGCGGGCGACCGGGTGCGGCTGATCGGCTGGAGCCTTGGCGGAGTGCTCGCGCGCGAGGTCGCGCGCGAGGCGCCGGACCTGGTGCGCAGCGTGAACACGATCGGCTCCCCCATCGTCGGCGGGCCGAAGTACACCGCCGTCGGTCGCATCTACGCGCAACGGGGCGTGGATCTCGACGCGCTCGAGGCCGAGATCGAGGGCCGCGAGGCGACGCCGATCCGCGTGCCCATCACGGCGATCTGGTCGCGCGCCGACGGCGTCGTCGCCTGGCAAGCGTGTGTCGACAGGCGCAGCCCAGAAGTGGAGAACGTCGAGGTCGTGGCCACGCACCTCGGGCTCGGCTTCGCAGCCGACGTGTACCGGGTCGTCGCGGAGCGCCTGCCGCGATGAAGCTCTACGTCTTTCCCGTCGCCCCGAATCCGACCCGGGTGCGCCTGTATCTGGCCGAGAAGCGCGAAGCGGGTGGCGCGATCGCGGTCGAGGAAGTGACGGTGAGCCTGCCACGCTCGGAGCAGAAGTCGCCCGAGCACCTGGCGCGCAATCCTTTCGGGCGCCTGCCAGTGCTCGAGCTCGACGACGGCTCGTACCTCACGGAGTCACTCGCGATCATGGAATATCTCGAAGAGCTCCACCCGGAGCCGTCGCTGATCGGCCGCAATCCAGTGGAGCGTGCGAGGGTCCGCGAGCTCGAGCGCATCTGCGAGCTCGGCGTGCTGCTTCCCATCGCGCAGATCGTGCACGCGACACGCTCGCCGCTGCGCCTGCCTGCGCGGCCCGAGGTGGCGGCGCATTTCCGCGAGGCCCTGCCGCGCGTCCTCGAGTTGCTCGACGCGAAGCTCGCCGACGACCGTCCGTTCCTGGCGGGCGCGGGCCCTACCGTCGCGGATTTCGCGCTCGCGGCCGCGTTCCAGTTCGGCCGCTTCGGGGGAGTCGAGATCGAGGCCCGGTTCGAGCGGATCGCGCGCTGGGACCTCGCCTACCGCGAGCGACCCGCGGCGAAGGCCGTGCTCGTCATCTAGCGCGAAGCGCTCGTGTCGTGAGACGGCCTGGCTGTCGCGATCGCCAAGGCGAGGCGCCGTAGCCCGACTCGCGCCGTTCAGTTGGGCGCTGATATCACCGAACCGACGGCATGACCCTGGGAAAGCTGTCCGTCGGCCGGATGATCCTGCTCATCTGCATCTCGTTTCTGATCCCGATCGCGCTCTCGACCTCACTGCTGATGCGATCGCTCTCGGCGAAGGTCCATCACGCCGAGCTGGAGCGCGCGGGCGTGGCGGAGCAGAGCGTGCTCGCCGACATCCTCGTCGGTCTCGCCGAGTACGCGCACCGCGCACGAACCGGTGACTCGCTCGAAAAGCCGCGTGCGAACGTCTCCGCCGGTTTCGCCGCTCTCGCCAGCGCGCAGGAGGAGTCGGCCGAGAAGCTCGCGACGACGCCCGAGGCGCTCGGCGCGGTCGATCTCGGCGCGCTCGCGCCGGCGGCGCTCGAGGCGCAGTTCCGCAGCCTGGACAGGGATCTTCCGAGCCTTGCCGGATTCGAGCGAGAGACCCGGCTGCGCGATCTTCTTCTCGGCGTGCGCGGCCTGATCGAGTACATCGGCGACAGCTCGATGCTGATCCAGGATCCCGACCTCGATTCCCGCTACCTGATGGAGCTCACGACCGCCACGATTCCGCAGAGCATCCTGCACATCGACGCGGCTCTGACGGTCGCGGCGCGGACCAGCCCCGGCGCGAGCCTCGCGGACAAGGATCGCGAGGAAGTGACCAGCCTGGGCCTGGTGATCTCGCAGGGCGATCTCGATCGGGTGAGCCTGCAGGCGACCAAGGCTCTGCGCGCGAACGCGAACGGCGGAAGTCCCAGCGAAGCGCTGCAGCGCGACCTGCCACCGGCGCTGCACGGCCACGGGCTCGCGCTCATCGACGCGAAGCAGAGCACCGTGCAACTCGCCTTCACCGCCGATGTGGGGGCGTACGCGCAAGAGTTCTCGCAGTCCGTGCTCGGGTCGCTGGCGCAGAGCCACGCGCTCTGGCACACCGCCGCCGCCGGGCTAGACGATCTGCTCGCGACGCGCGTCGCGGGTCTGTCGCGCGGACGCGCACTCACGCTCCTCGTCGTCTTCGCTTCGCTCGCTCTCACCGCGCTCCTGGCCACTCGGATCGCGCTCAACATCACGCGACCGCTCGCGCAGGCGGTCATGGTCGCCGGCTCGCTCGTCGGAGAGGAGACCGCCACGAGCGGTGGCGACGCCTCGCAGGCCGGCACCAGCGAGATCCTGCGCGCGACGCACGCGCTCGGCCGGCTCGCGGGCTCGCTCAAGGATCTGGTCGGTCGCGTGAAGGGCACCGTCGAGAATCTCGGGAATTCGGTCGAGGCGCTCGCGCCGGTCGCCGAGCAGATCGAGCAGAGCTCATCGCAGCTCGGCGAGAATTTCCGCGAGATGGACGACGCGAGCGAAGCGGCCGCGCGAAGCCTTGCGACGGCCGCGTCGGCCGCCACCCAGGCGAGCCGCGGCGTCGACGAGCTCGCCGCGGGTGCGAGCCGCGTGAGCAGCGACATGGAGGCCGCGCGCGCCAACGTGGAGTCGGTGAACGAGGCGATCCGCTCGGTCTCGACCGCGGTCGAGGAGCTCTCGATGTCGCTCTCCGACGTCGCCAGGAGCTCCAACCACTCCGCGGGAATCGCGAACGGCGCTGCGCGCAACGCTCGGGAGACGACGGCGGCGTTCGACAAGCTGCGCGTCGCGGCGGAGGAGATCGGAAACGTGGTCGGCGTGATCAGCGACATCGCCGATCAGACCAACCTTTTCGCGCTGAACGCCCGGATCGAGGCGGCGAGCGCCGGTGAGGCGGGCCGCGGCTTCACGGTCGTCGCCAACGAGGTCAAGGAGCTGGCGCGTCAGACCGCGCTGGCCACCCAGGAGATCGAGGAGCGCATCCACTCGATCCAGTCGAGCACGCGCGCGGCCGTGGACGCGACCGAGGGGATCGTCCGGATGATCGACGAGATCCACGAGAACACGCGCTCGATCGTGATCGCGGTCGAGGAGCAGACCAGCACCAGCTCGGAGATCTCCTCGAATCTCTCGGAGGCTGTGAATCGCACCGACGCGATCTCGCGCGCCGTCGCGAGCGCCGCCCAGGCGAGCGCGCAGTCGGCGGCGGGAGCGGTCGAGCTCTCGAGCCTGGCGTCGCGAATGTCCACCTCGGTGGCGGATGCGTCGCGGAGCGCAAACGCGGTTCGCGCGGTCGGAGGCCGGGTCGATGGCGCAGCCAAGGAGAACCGCGAGGTCTCCAAGGTCGCGCTTGGCGCCGCGCAGCGCGTGGTCGAGGAGCTCGAATCCCTGCGCGCGCTGCTGCGCGAGTTCTCCTAGCCGACCGGATCGCGCCCGGTTTCTCGTGCCAGCCCGACGACTTTCGCGCGCACTTGCGCCTTCGTTCCCGCCCTCCGAGGGGGCGACACGGACGAGCGTTGACACCCGGCGCCCCGGCGTCGTCTAATCCACCCAGTCGGTGGGTGATTCGTCAGGCCGGAGGCCGTGGTGTCGCGGTTGTTCTTGGTCGCCTTGGTGTCGCTGGTCACGGGTGTCGCGGGGAGCGCAGGTGCGCTTCAGCTCACGGTCGAGCAGAGCTTCCCGCTGAACGGAGCGCCGGGAGACGCCGAGGACATCGCGGTCATCTACGACGGAGCCAACGCGGGCATCTACATCCCGCACGACAGCCAGGGCCTGGTCACGGTGCTCGACGTGAACACCGGCGCGTTCCTGTACAACTTCAGCTTCAACTTCGGCACGTTTCCGCACACCGAATTCCGCGCCATGGACGTGCTGCCCAACGGAAATCTGATCATCGGGCAGCACGACGTGAACTACGTGCGCGAGTTCGTGATCCCGGGGAATCCGGGAGACGGCAGCGTGCCCATCGCCACGCCCGGCACGATCAATTTCGCCCTGCCCAACCATCCCGACCATCCCGACCTGAACCAGGCGTTCGACGAGTTCGAGGCGATCACGGCGTTCGCGCGGCCGTCGGACGGGCAGGTGTTCCTGCTCATCGGCGAGGAGGGGCGGACGCCGACGGGCCAGAGCACGGAGGCACCCGGCGAGGTGTACCTGGCGCAGGTCTCCGGCTCCGGGATCACCGGCTTCACGAAGCTCTTCGATGTACCGCTCGCCGACAACTTCGACGATCTCTCCGGCCTCGACGTGATCAACATGGTCTTCGACGGCGCCGGCAACATCGACCTTGCGAACTCCACCGTGATCATGACCGACGACAGCTCGGGCAGCGACTCGAGCGCGTTCGTGCTCAACCTGCTCGGTCAGATTCTGGAGAGCCTCGACGGGCCGGGCGCTGGCATCACCGCGAACTTCGAGAGCGAGTTCGGCCAGCCGTGGCGCGATGCCGAGGGCGTCGACTACGACGCGGCGACCGGGAAGATCACGGTCTTCTTCAGCGATGGAGCGAGCGGCACGCCGGCGATCGTGCGCTTCGACAGCGTGCTGGAAGCGCCGCCCGCTCCCGAGCCCGCGCTTCTCGGCCTGCTCGGCGCGGGACTCGGCGCGCTCGCGCTGCGCCGCGCGCGGAGCTCCCGGCTCTAGAACAGCGGTTCGAGCTTCGCGGCGGTGCCGACCGCGTGCAGACGGAGTCCGGTCGCCGCGGACTCGGGAAGCTGCGCGAACGGATCGAGCGTGATCTCGAGCCCGACGACCGCGTTCGCACCGAGCAGCCGCGCCTTGTCGCGCAGCGACTCGAGCAGCTCGCGCTCGGCCTTGCTCCAGGCCTCGGAGCGGTCCTCGACCTGGTCGTCCTGGAGGAAGAGCTCCGAGCTGATCGGTCCGAAGTAGGCCGCGGCGCGCGTGCCGCTCACCCACGGGGACGTGTAGAGCTCGACATCGTTCTCGGAGTCGAGCGGTGCGCGGGACTGCGTCTCACCCACGAACTGAGCTATCGGCAGTCGCGCCGGCAGACTGTACGTAGATTCGTGTCGGGCGAGCGCTCGTCGACACCGCGCCTCTCGGGTATCTTCCGCGCGCTTGCGGGGGGAGTTGCGGGTGCGGGTGAATCGACCAGATGCCGCCGTGCTGCGCCGGGTCTGCATGGCGCTGTCGTGCGCGCTTGTCGTCGCCTGTGCCCGGCCCGAGAGCGGCCCCGCCGCTCCGTCCGACGCGGCTGGCGTCGCGCCGATCGTCGCGCGGGCCGAGGCGGCGCTCGCGAGCGGCGATCTAGACACCGGAATCGATTCCTACCGCGAGGCGTTCGAACGCACGCCCTGGAACACGCGAATCGCAAGCTCCCTGGTCGCGGCGTACGTCGCGCGCGCGGAGCAGAAGCGCGTGAAGCCCGGCGGCCCCAAGGGACTCGCGCTCGCCGACGCCGACCTGCGCGCGGCGCTCGCCATCTCGCCGGAGGATTCCGAGCTCGGGCGCAGCCTCGCCGTGGTGCTGCTCGAACGCGCAGCCATGGAGCGCGACGACGCCGAAGTCGCGCGCCTGCGAGAAGAGGCGAGCGGCCTCGCGCCCGACCTGGTCGCGCAGACGCCGATCGTGCGGCTGTCGGTCGAGCGGCGGCTCGACGTCGCCTACGACCTGCTCGAGCGGGGACAGCTCGACGCCGGCCTCGACCAGCTAGAGGCCCTGCTGCGCGAGTATCCGCAGAGCGCCGAGGCCTCGCGGCTGCTCGCGCAGGCGCTGGTGCGAAAGGGGAGCCTGCAGACGCAGCGCGCCGACTACGCCGGCGCGAAGCAGAGCTACGCGCGCGCGGTCGAGCTCTATGCGCAGCTGTCGCCCTGCGACGGCACGCGCTGCGATCGCGCGGAGCTCGAGCTCGCGCACCGCAACCGGATCAGCTCGGCGCTCGATTCCGGGAGCTTCGACGCGGCTCGGGCGGCGCTCGCCGAGGCCGAGAGCCTCGGGCTGACCTTTCCCGACCTCGAGCGCAGGTGGCCGGAGCTCCGCTCGCCCTGACCATCCCGCGCCCGGCCCCTGCTATTCTGGCGGGCGAATCACGGGGAGGTTCGTCATGGCGGTTCACGGCGGCAAGCTCGCGGCTCGCGCGCTCCGGCTCGCGGGAGTCGATTGCATCTTCACGCTCTCGGGCGGGCACGTGATGGCGATCTACGACGGCGCGCTCGACGAGGGCATCCGGGTCATCGACGTTCGGCACGAGCAGGCCGCCGTTCACGCGGCCGACGCCTACAGCCGGCTGAACCCCGGCAAGCTCGGCTGCGCGGTGCTCACGGCCGGCCCCGGCGTGACCGACGGCGTGACCGGCATCGCCAACGCCTGGCGCGCGAACAGCCCGATTCTCGTGATCGGCGGGCAGGGCCCGTTCTCGAACCTGCGCCGTGGGTCGCTCCAGGAGATGGACCACGTCTCGATGATCCGCCCGATCTCGAAGTGGGCGGACGCGTGCTACGACACCGCGCGAATTCCCGAGTACATCGAGCTCGCCGCGCGCCACGCGACCTCCGGCGTGCCCGGCCCGGCCTTCCTCGAGATCCCGATGGACGTGCTGATGGGGCAGTCCGAGTTCGAGAAGGTCTGGTTCCCGAGCTTCCGCAGCGCTCCGCGCCAGGCTCCGGATCGCGCCGACGTCGTGGCCGCGCTGCAGATCCTGGCCGGCGCGAAGCGCCCGATCATGATGGGCGGCACGGGGGTGAAGTGGTCGCAGGGCGGCGCCGCGATGCGCCGCTTCGTCGAGGAGACCAAGCTCCCGACGTTCCTGAACGGAATGGGGCGCGGGCAGCTCCGTTTCGACGACCCTCAGTTCATGAACCGCTCGCGCAAGGACGCGATGAGCCGCTGCGACGTGTTCGTGCTCGCCGGTTCGCCGCTCGACTTCCGGCTGCGCTTCGGCAAGGCGATTCCGGCCAACGCAAAGATCGTGCAGCTCGACATGGAGAACACGCTGATCGGCCAGAACCGCTCCGCCGACGCGGCCATCGTCGGCAACCTCGGCGTCGCGTTCGAGCAGATGCTGCAGATCATGAAGGAGGAGTCGCTCCGGCTCGACTTCACCGCCTGGCGCGACGAGCTGCGCGCGATCGAGGTCAAGATCGAGGCCGGCTTCCAGAAAGAGCTCTCGTCCGACGAGGTGCCGATCGACCCGCTGCGGATGTGCCGCGAGATCCGCGACTTCATCGACG from Deltaproteobacteria bacterium includes:
- a CDS encoding PEP-CTERM sorting domain-containing protein (PEP-CTERM proteins occur, often in large numbers, in the proteomes of bacteria that also encode an exosortase, a predicted intramembrane cysteine proteinase. The presence of a PEP-CTERM domain at a protein's C-terminus predicts cleavage within the sorting domain, followed by covalent anchoring to some some component of the (usually Gram-negative) cell surface. Many PEP-CTERM proteins exhibit an unusual sequence composition that includes large numbers of potential glycosylation sites. Expression of one such protein has been shown restore the ability of a bacterium to form floc, a type of biofilm.), whose protein sequence is MSRLFLVALVSLVTGVAGSAGALQLTVEQSFPLNGAPGDAEDIAVIYDGANAGIYIPHDSQGLVTVLDVNTGAFLYNFSFNFGTFPHTEFRAMDVLPNGNLIIGQHDVNYVREFVIPGNPGDGSVPIATPGTINFALPNHPDHPDLNQAFDEFEAITAFARPSDGQVFLLIGEEGRTPTGQSTEAPGEVYLAQVSGSGITGFTKLFDVPLADNFDDLSGLDVINMVFDGAGNIDLANSTVIMTDDSSGSDSSAFVLNLLGQILESLDGPGAGITANFESEFGQPWRDAEGVDYDAATGKITVFFSDGASGTPAIVRFDSVLEAPPAPEPALLGLLGAGLGALALRRARSSRL
- a CDS encoding glutathione S-transferase family protein; the protein is MKLYVFPVAPNPTRVRLYLAEKREAGGAIAVEEVTVSLPRSEQKSPEHLARNPFGRLPVLELDDGSYLTESLAIMEYLEELHPEPSLIGRNPVERARVRELERICELGVLLPIAQIVHATRSPLRLPARPEVAAHFREALPRVLELLDAKLADDRPFLAGAGPTVADFALAAAFQFGRFGGVEIEARFERIARWDLAYRERPAAKAVLVI
- a CDS encoding D-glycerate dehydrogenase, which produces MSVRVRVRPGVPDAALRVLAEAGLGFEVGPLDGTGVEALLCLLTDRIDAGFLAANPGMRIVANMAVGTDNVDLAAATRLGIAVSNTPDVLTDATADLAFALLLAAARRLAWADRYVRAGGFVGWNPELGIGLDVTGRTLGIVGAGRIGRAVAERARGFRMEVLLHSRSGGPPLAELLERSDFVSLHVPLTQQTRHLIGAPELARMKRTAVLVNTARGPIVDEAALVAALRAGRIAAAGLDVFEREPALAPGLRDLPQVVLAPHVGSATVATRARMAEVAARNVVAALRGEPIPNRVA
- a CDS encoding GFA family protein produces the protein MDVQGGCYCGAVRYRATGEALMRAQCHCRECQYVTGGSPNVFMALPESGFSYTKAQPKVFRRKDLPNPVTREFCAECGTHLVSRAPGLPGAVILKVGTLDDPSAFGGPQIAIFTVDKQTFHQIPAGVAAFERVPG
- a CDS encoding DUF4336 domain-containing protein; protein product: MRELDPGLWTVEQPLRVGGLELGTRTTVVRLADGGLVVHSPGPSTAALRGEIEALGPVRALIAPNLLHHLFLAESARAFPGALVFAAPGLREKRGAIRVDQVLAETPPSLWADDLDQLVVQGAPGLNEVVFLHRASRTLICVDLCFNVRHASSAFTRVFMRLNSAYGRFGPSRLFRYSVMKDARAMRASIDRILEWDFGRVVVAHGEVLEADGRGSLRRSFSWLPS
- a CDS encoding alpha/beta hydrolase — its product is MDLPTPGPVSLLREGLGLLELPRLLLRFPELARMPRGSGQPVMVLPGFGASDGSTFVLRSYLRFLGYQVRGWRMGVNTGQVAELLPRVRRRVASAADRAGDRVRLIGWSLGGVLAREVAREAPDLVRSVNTIGSPIVGGPKYTAVGRIYAQRGVDLDALEAEIEGREATPIRVPITAIWSRADGVVAWQACVDRRSPEVENVEVVATHLGLGFAADVYRVVAERLPR
- the purM gene encoding phosphoribosylformylglycinamidine cyclo-ligase, translating into MSQSEYARSGVDTSEADRALARLILEISPTQAFGAASEIGIGHFAAVIIFGPLHVALTTDGVGTKLLVAQAIGRYDTIGIDCVAMNVNDLLCVGAKPIAMLDYIAVERCDPEVFGQIGKGLCEGARQAGVSIVGGETALIPAMLRGAREGSGLDLVGMAIGIVPEGGLIDGSKVRPGDALIGVASNGVHSNGLTLARSVLQRKLGFEEWVEELGGTLADELLRPTRIYVAQVEALAKAGVQPRALAHITGDGFLNIRRIEAPVGFEIDFLPPAPPIFGLIRKLGELDAAEMASVFNMGVGLTVVVPESDVERTLAALQGTGVDAWRLGRAVADPERAIRILPERLVGRSKLFVREP
- a CDS encoding heavy metal-binding domain-containing protein yields the protein MGETQSRAPLDSENDVELYTSPWVSGTRAAAYFGPISSELFLQDDQVEDRSEAWSKAERELLESLRDKARLLGANAVVGLEITLDPFAQLPESAATGLRLHAVGTAAKLEPLF
- the tgt gene encoding tRNA guanosine(34) transglycosylase Tgt, producing the protein MRFALEATDRSCAARAGRLFTDHGEVATPVFMPVGTHAAVRAMTPEQVKATGARIVLANTYHLLLRPGPDLIKKAGGLHAFMAWDGPILTDSGGFQVFSLKHKEISPEGVRFRNEIDGSTVMLTPERSIEIQHALGADIIMAFDECTPYPASRELARRGVENSLAWLERCIAAHGASTQALFPIVQGSVYPELRAECARSIVRFDSPGYAIGGVSVGEGIDELKRIVSITAPLLPETKPRYLMGVGLPEDLVESVERGIDMFDCVIPTRYARSATLFTRRGRIRMNHRRYRPDMYPIDTSCDCYACATFTRAYLNHLYAANEILAAILGAIHNVRFYQRLMAEMREAIVAGRFADWKAAFRAEYRESGERGASEPDSGA